The proteins below come from a single Lactobacillus johnsonii genomic window:
- a CDS encoding LCP family protein: MRPEEPKRPRQKLKRNNVFAASKKDYKNGNNFARLVGLLSILLVCGSVAYFAHAYFSAMSSVQQAYRGTGKTSQLISQKKPISILILGVDQGIEGRHDRGNSDTMILATMNPEKKEATMTSIPRDLLADIKGDGSGEGKYYMFRVNSAYQVGGSKGATRTVKALLNTPVNYYMEVNMKALESMVEALGGVDVNVPFTFTYHTHFKKGKQHLNGKEVLDYVRMRKEDPKGDYGRQMRQRQVINDIVRKGMSVNSITNYRKILKVFAKYVKTNLTFDDMLSIAMNYRGCTQNIKSGYIQGHNVWIGAAAMQVAATKELQRVSDLVRSSLGLKQEKLHNQETRQNSLQQGLNWNDPEDFRNYVIYDKDSDTIPWDGN, from the coding sequence ATGAGACCTGAGGAACCCAAAAGACCACGCCAAAAACTAAAAAGAAATAATGTGTTTGCGGCGAGTAAAAAAGATTATAAAAATGGAAATAATTTTGCTCGTTTGGTAGGTCTCTTATCAATTTTACTTGTTTGTGGAAGCGTAGCTTACTTTGCTCATGCATATTTCTCAGCTATGAGTTCAGTTCAACAAGCTTATCGAGGAACAGGAAAAACATCGCAATTGATTTCTCAGAAAAAGCCAATTTCAATTCTAATTCTTGGCGTTGATCAAGGAATTGAGGGCCGGCATGACCGGGGGAATTCCGATACGATGATTTTAGCCACTATGAATCCAGAGAAAAAAGAAGCAACAATGACCTCAATTCCTAGAGACTTGTTAGCTGATATCAAAGGTGACGGAAGTGGAGAAGGGAAGTACTACATGTTCCGGGTTAACTCTGCTTATCAAGTTGGCGGAAGCAAAGGAGCAACTCGGACAGTAAAAGCACTTTTAAATACACCAGTTAACTACTATATGGAAGTTAATATGAAAGCTCTAGAAAGTATGGTAGAAGCTTTGGGCGGAGTAGATGTTAATGTGCCATTTACCTTTACTTATCACACGCATTTTAAGAAGGGAAAACAGCACTTAAATGGCAAAGAGGTCTTAGACTATGTGCGGATGCGTAAAGAAGATCCAAAAGGTGACTATGGTCGACAAATGAGACAAAGACAGGTAATTAATGACATTGTACGTAAAGGGATGTCAGTTAATTCAATCACTAACTATCGCAAGATTCTTAAGGTCTTTGCCAAGTATGTTAAAACTAATCTGACTTTTGATGATATGCTTTCAATTGCAATGAATTATCGCGGATGTACTCAGAATATTAAGAGTGGCTATATTCAAGGACATAATGTTTGGATTGGAGCGGCAGCAATGCAAGTAGCCGCTACAAAGGAACTACAACGCGTATCGGATTTAGTTCGTTCTAGTTTAGGATTAAAACAGGAAAAACTCCATAATCAAGAAACAAGGCAAAATAGTCTGCAGCAAGGTTTAAATTGGAATGATCCAGAAGACTTTAGAAATTATGTAATTTATGATAAAGATTCTGACACTATTCCATGGGATGGTAATTAA
- a CDS encoding L-lactate permease → MWINFLWALVPIIWLIISLGIIGMPASRACTIGLIITIADAVLMFKQPIINTLSGALEGIIMGIWPIMYVILAALFIYQITTYSGSMGTIEKLLSSITTDKRILVLIIAWGFGGFLESIAGFGTAVAICAGILISLGLEPIQASVICLVANSTATAFGAIGLPVLTLAEVTNLNDVQLGFIVTLQLVILVILVPFILVILTGKSIKALKGIVFITLMSGVGMAIPQVIIAKFTGAELPALVGSLFSILVTVWLTKRKTGSVEEVENESVSEILKACSPFILVFIFVLLASSLCPPVNNFLTSVTTHLHVYLGKNPNDLPINWLSSPGTLILLAGIIGGKIQGLSLSQMFKILLNVLKTIGMTTITVCAIVGLAKVMVYAGMTKALAVALVSLLGPAYPLFAPLIGALGTFLTGSATSANVLFGNLQYSAAQSLGVSKYWIVASNMTGATAGMLSPQNIAVATGAINKEGLEGKILKETTKWGSIYLLITCVFLYLVGLITKLV, encoded by the coding sequence ATGTGGATAAATTTTTTATGGGCATTAGTGCCAATCATCTGGTTGATAATTTCTCTTGGAATTATTGGTATGCCGGCTTCAAGGGCATGTACGATTGGTTTAATTATTACAATTGCTGATGCTGTTTTAATGTTTAAACAACCCATAATTAATACTCTTTCTGGAGCCTTAGAAGGTATTATAATGGGAATTTGGCCAATCATGTATGTAATTTTGGCTGCGCTTTTTATATATCAGATTACAACTTATTCAGGTAGTATGGGGACGATTGAAAAATTATTATCATCAATCACAACCGATAAAAGAATTTTAGTATTAATAATTGCTTGGGGTTTTGGTGGCTTTCTAGAATCTATCGCTGGTTTTGGGACTGCTGTAGCAATCTGTGCAGGAATTTTAATTTCTTTAGGTTTAGAACCGATCCAAGCTTCAGTAATTTGTTTGGTTGCCAATAGTACGGCAACTGCATTTGGTGCAATTGGCTTGCCAGTTTTGACATTAGCTGAAGTAACTAATCTTAATGATGTGCAATTAGGATTTATTGTAACTTTGCAATTAGTCATTTTAGTTATTTTAGTACCTTTTATTTTAGTTATTCTTACTGGTAAAAGTATTAAGGCCCTTAAAGGTATTGTCTTTATTACTTTAATGTCAGGGGTTGGAATGGCAATTCCGCAAGTTATTATTGCTAAGTTTACTGGGGCAGAACTTCCAGCCTTAGTCGGATCATTGTTTTCAATTTTAGTTACTGTCTGGTTGACTAAGAGAAAAACTGGTTCAGTAGAGGAAGTAGAAAATGAAAGTGTTAGCGAGATTCTCAAGGCTTGTTCACCATTTATCCTGGTCTTTATTTTCGTTCTACTAGCTTCATCTCTTTGTCCACCTGTGAATAACTTTTTAACTAGTGTAACTACTCACTTACATGTTTACTTAGGAAAGAATCCTAATGATCTACCAATTAATTGGCTTTCCTCTCCAGGAACATTAATTTTATTAGCGGGAATAATTGGAGGAAAGATTCAAGGCTTAAGCTTAAGCCAAATGTTCAAAATCTTGCTCAATGTTTTGAAAACAATTGGGATGACAACAATTACAGTTTGTGCAATTGTGGGTTTAGCTAAAGTTATGGTATATGCAGGAATGACTAAAGCATTAGCGGTAGCCTTAGTAAGCTTACTTGGACCAGCTTATCCTTTATTTGCACCATTAATTGGGGCTCTAGGAACATTCTTAACAGGCTCTGCAACGTCAGCCAACGTTCTATTTGGTAACTTACAGTATTCTGCTGCTCAATCATTAGGAGTAAGCAAATATTGGATTGTTGCTTCAAATATGACTGGTGCAACTGCTGGGATGTTATCACCACAGAATATTGCAGTAGCTACTGGTGCAATTAATAAAGAAGGTTTAGAAGGAAAGATTCTAAAAGAAACGACTAAGTGGGGTAGTATTTACTTGTTAATTACCTGTGTATTTCTATACTTAGTTGGTTTGATTACTAAATTAGTATAA
- a CDS encoding metal ABC transporter solute-binding protein, Zn/Mn family: protein MQNFKSKITKFISIMSLVTLVSLITVGCSNKQNSAKQSDKISIVTTTNVYSDIAKNIVGKYGTATAIIDKSSVDPHDFDPTTADAKKVAQANIIVANGLGYDSWMNKLAKSVDKKPVLVGEDLMGLKSGDNPHIWYNLDMPTKYVDYLVKRLSKLDKKHAAYFKENGEKYLAKIDKIKQLAQANKGDQKPVFVSEPVFDYALQEAGYKIGDKKFEEAIENGTDPSPKTINEMNNAIKQKKIAFFVNNTQASSSTVKSFVKLAKKNNVPVLNVRETIPNNTTYLAWMKENYQKLADIQNN, encoded by the coding sequence ATGCAAAATTTTAAATCTAAAATTACAAAATTTATTTCTATTATGAGCTTAGTGACGCTTGTATCATTGATAACGGTAGGATGTTCGAATAAGCAAAATTCTGCCAAACAATCAGATAAAATTTCTATAGTTACTACAACTAATGTTTATTCAGATATTGCTAAAAATATTGTTGGAAAATATGGAACAGCGACTGCAATTATTGATAAAAGTAGCGTTGATCCACACGATTTTGATCCGACAACAGCAGATGCTAAAAAGGTAGCTCAGGCAAATATTATTGTTGCAAATGGGCTAGGTTATGATTCATGGATGAATAAGTTAGCGAAATCTGTTGATAAAAAGCCTGTCTTAGTCGGTGAAGACTTGATGGGATTAAAGAGCGGAGATAATCCTCATATTTGGTACAATTTAGATATGCCAACTAAGTACGTTGATTATTTGGTTAAGCGTTTATCTAAGTTGGATAAGAAGCATGCCGCTTATTTTAAGGAAAATGGCGAAAAATACTTAGCCAAGATCGACAAAATCAAACAGCTAGCTCAGGCTAATAAGGGTGATCAAAAACCAGTTTTTGTTAGTGAACCAGTCTTTGACTATGCTTTGCAAGAAGCTGGTTATAAAATAGGCGACAAGAAATTTGAAGAAGCCATTGAAAATGGTACAGATCCTAGTCCTAAGACAATTAACGAAATGAATAATGCTATTAAACAAAAGAAGATTGCCTTTTTTGTTAATAATACTCAGGCAAGTAGCTCAACAGTTAAGTCTTTTGTTAAACTTGCAAAAAAGAACAATGTTCCAGTTTTAAATGTGCGGGAAACTATTCCTAATAACACTACTTACTTAGCTTGGATGAAAGAAAATTATCAAAAACTAGCTGATATTCAAAATAATTAA
- a CDS encoding metal ABC transporter permease produces the protein MFAYDFMRYAFLASTFIAITCGIVGVYVVARSFSFLAHTLSEIGFAGAAFAVWIGWVPLWGMVLFTLLGSISVGELSMRSDQKESAISAISALFIGLGVLFLAIAGGNSRYATNILFGSIIGVDRDGVIQLVVLSLFVLAIIFLVLRQLNYDSFDHVGAVSHHINTSLVSVVFLIALALAVSIGAQVVGSLLVFILLTLPSSSARYLGKTIPAMLCWSVGIALFGVWAGLVLGYVTNLPVTFFISIIEVGIYLFVYGVHAFKK, from the coding sequence ATGTTTGCATATGATTTTATGCGCTATGCATTTCTAGCTAGTACTTTTATTGCTATTACCTGTGGAATAGTGGGTGTATATGTTGTAGCTAGAAGTTTTTCATTCTTAGCTCACACTCTATCAGAAATTGGTTTTGCCGGAGCCGCTTTTGCGGTTTGGATTGGTTGGGTTCCTCTCTGGGGCATGGTTCTTTTTACTTTGCTTGGCTCAATCAGTGTTGGTGAATTATCCATGAGAAGTGATCAGAAAGAATCCGCAATTAGTGCGATTTCAGCCTTGTTTATTGGCTTGGGTGTACTATTTTTAGCTATTGCTGGCGGTAATAGTCGCTATGCGACTAACATCTTATTTGGTTCAATTATTGGAGTTGATAGAGATGGAGTCATTCAACTAGTTGTTCTTTCTCTCTTTGTTTTAGCAATAATTTTCCTAGTTTTAAGACAGTTAAACTATGATTCATTTGATCATGTAGGGGCAGTTAGCCATCATATTAATACAAGCTTAGTTTCAGTAGTATTTTTAATTGCTTTGGCTTTAGCTGTTTCAATTGGTGCACAAGTTGTCGGATCATTATTAGTCTTTATTTTATTAACTTTGCCATCTTCAAGTGCTCGCTACTTAGGTAAGACAATTCCTGCTATGTTATGTTGGTCAGTCGGGATCGCCTTGTTTGGAGTTTGGGCAGGTTTAGTTTTAGGATACGTAACTAATTTACCGGTCACTTTCTTTATTTCGATTATTGAAGTTGGAATTTATTTATTTGTTTATGGCGTTCATGCTTTTAAGAAATAA
- a CDS encoding ArsR/SmtB family transcription factor produces MNDQIIRVTRALNHPIRIQILYYLNDNQKSSVNNLVKQFDVSQPAISRHLRILEEAKLVKSEQVKQERYYSLEDKHVIKILDVLRRHVNEDF; encoded by the coding sequence TTGAACGATCAAATTATTCGAGTTACTAGAGCTTTAAATCATCCCATTCGAATTCAAATTCTTTATTACTTAAATGACAATCAAAAAAGTAGTGTAAATAACTTGGTAAAACAGTTTGATGTTAGTCAGCCAGCTATTTCTAGGCACTTAAGAATCTTAGAAGAGGCTAAGCTAGTTAAGAGTGAGCAAGTTAAGCAAGAGCGGTACTATAGCTTAGAAGATAAGCATGTAATTAAGATTCTAGATGTCTTGAGACGGCACGTTAATGAAGATTTTTAG
- the pepF gene encoding oligoendopeptidase F yields MALPTRNEVSDDLKWDLSRVFKDDQEWEKEYNRVATEIKNLDRFKGNLAKSGQDLYEGITEILSVNRRLEKVYVYATMSSDVDTSNTHYLGLVAKAQSLANQMSAAISFVDPEILSIPEETLAKFMQDEPRLKEYQHRLEQITKKRPHTLPASEEKIIAAAGDAMGTSANTFNVLTNSDMEYGYVQDEDGEMVQLSDGLYSLLIQSQDRNVRKNAFDVMYASYGQFENSLASTLSGEVKAHNFNAQVHKYNSAREAALSENGVPTAVYDTLVKEVNSHLNLLHRYVSLRKKILGLSDLQMYDMYVPLTGEPSLSYNFEEAKNEARRALAPLGKDYLEHVDYIFNNRVIDVVESQNKVTGAYSGGSYDTDPYELLNWEDNLDSLYTLVHETGHSVHSWYTRNTQPYVYGDYPIFVAEIASTTNENILTEYFLDKITDPKTRAFVLNHYLDSFKGTLFRQTQFAEFEQFIHEADANGQPLTADVLDEFYGNLNQRYYGDSVEPGGEIAKEWARIPHFYYNFYVYQYATGFAAATALTNNVVHGTDKERTAYINFLKAGSSDYPTEIMKCAGVDMTKADYLKDAFNTFEKRLNEFEKIVDELKTI; encoded by the coding sequence ATGGCTCTTCCAACAAGAAATGAAGTATCTGATGATCTCAAATGGGATCTTAGTCGTGTTTTTAAAGACGATCAGGAATGGGAAAAAGAATATAATCGGGTCGCAACCGAAATTAAAAATTTAGATAGATTTAAGGGAAATCTTGCTAAATCTGGTCAAGATTTATATGAAGGAATTACAGAAATTTTATCTGTAAATCGTCGTTTAGAAAAAGTGTACGTTTATGCTACTATGTCAAGCGACGTTGATACTAGTAATACTCATTATCTAGGCCTTGTTGCTAAAGCTCAAAGCTTAGCTAACCAAATGAGTGCTGCTATCTCCTTTGTCGATCCTGAAATTTTATCTATCCCAGAAGAGACACTTGCTAAATTTATGCAAGATGAGCCCCGTTTAAAAGAGTATCAACATCGACTTGAACAAATTACTAAGAAACGTCCTCATACTTTACCAGCAAGTGAAGAAAAAATTATTGCCGCTGCTGGAGATGCAATGGGAACTTCCGCTAATACTTTCAATGTTTTAACTAATTCTGATATGGAATACGGCTATGTTCAAGATGAAGACGGAGAGATGGTCCAATTATCTGATGGCTTATATTCACTTCTAATTCAGTCACAAGATAGAAATGTTCGCAAAAATGCATTTGATGTTATGTATGCAAGCTATGGCCAGTTTGAAAATAGTCTCGCTTCAACTTTATCAGGTGAAGTAAAAGCCCACAATTTTAATGCTCAAGTACATAAATATAATTCAGCTCGAGAGGCTGCTTTAAGTGAAAATGGCGTACCAACAGCTGTTTACGATACATTGGTTAAAGAGGTAAATAGTCACCTCAACTTACTTCATCGCTACGTTAGTTTAAGAAAAAAGATTTTAGGTCTTTCTGATTTACAAATGTATGATATGTATGTTCCATTAACAGGTGAGCCCAGTCTTTCTTATAACTTTGAAGAAGCAAAAAATGAAGCTAGACGAGCCTTAGCGCCATTAGGAAAAGATTACCTCGAACATGTTGATTACATCTTTAATAATCGTGTAATTGATGTGGTTGAAAGCCAAAATAAGGTAACAGGCGCTTATTCTGGTGGTTCCTATGATACTGATCCATATGAATTATTAAATTGGGAGGATAATCTTGATTCTCTATATACTCTAGTTCATGAAACTGGACACTCAGTGCATTCCTGGTATACAAGAAATACTCAACCATATGTATATGGAGACTACCCAATTTTTGTTGCTGAAATTGCATCAACAACTAATGAAAATATTTTAACTGAATACTTCTTAGATAAGATTACTGATCCTAAAACACGCGCATTTGTTTTGAATCACTATCTTGATTCATTCAAGGGCACACTCTTCCGTCAAACACAATTTGCAGAATTTGAGCAGTTTATTCATGAAGCTGACGCAAATGGTCAACCATTAACTGCCGATGTTCTTGATGAATTTTACGGCAATTTAAACCAAAGATATTACGGTGATAGTGTAGAACCGGGCGGAGAGATTGCTAAAGAATGGGCCCGTATTCCTCATTTCTATTACAACTTTTATGTTTACCAATATGCAACAGGCTTTGCTGCTGCTACAGCTCTCACAAATAATGTTGTTCATGGTACTGACAAAGAACGTACCGCTTATATTAATTTCTTAAAGGCTGGCTCTTCAGATTATCCAACAGAGATAATGAAATGTGCCGGTGTCGATATGACAAAGGCCGATTACTTAAAAGACGCATTTAATACTTTTGAAAAACGACTTAATGAGTTTGAAAAAATCGTTGATGAATTGAAAACAATCTAG
- a CDS encoding Cof-type HAD-IIB family hydrolase gives MIKLIATDMDGTWLREDKTYDKELFEKEFQIMQDRDIKFVIASGNQYENILDRFPKANKNMYFVAENGALVAHGNEILQISDLSDEDYQTMLEIVEKLPYKAIVAGVTSAYVEKSSGKEFAEDLKKYVKKIQVVDSFNDIDDRIFKVSLRVPEDKMPKVLDKLREDYPQIGFVSGASTAIDMQTKGMNKAVGLEYLGKKLKIKSSEMVTFGDSGNDVGMLKFAGTSFATATALPDAKKAANQIIGSSEESSVQKKILELLS, from the coding sequence ATGATTAAGCTTATTGCAACTGATATGGATGGTACTTGGTTAAGAGAAGATAAGACTTATGATAAGGAACTCTTTGAAAAAGAATTTCAAATTATGCAGGATCGTGATATTAAATTTGTTATTGCTAGTGGTAATCAGTATGAAAATATCCTCGATCGTTTTCCAAAAGCTAATAAGAATATGTACTTTGTGGCTGAAAATGGTGCTTTAGTAGCTCATGGAAATGAAATTCTTCAAATATCTGATTTATCTGACGAAGATTATCAAACCATGCTTGAAATTGTGGAAAAATTACCATATAAGGCTATTGTTGCTGGTGTAACTAGTGCATATGTTGAAAAAAGCAGTGGAAAAGAATTTGCGGAAGATCTAAAAAAGTACGTTAAGAAAATTCAAGTTGTTGATAGCTTTAACGATATCGATGATCGTATTTTTAAAGTAAGTCTTCGTGTTCCAGAAGATAAGATGCCTAAGGTCTTAGATAAACTTAGAGAAGATTATCCACAGATTGGTTTTGTCTCAGGTGCAAGTACTGCTATTGATATGCAGACTAAAGGAATGAATAAAGCCGTAGGTTTAGAATATTTAGGTAAAAAACTGAAGATTAAATCTAGTGAAATGGTGACATTTGGTGATAGTGGTAATGATGTTGGTATGCTTAAGTTTGCAGGTACGAGCTTTGCTACGGCTACCGCTCTTCCAGATGCAAAGAAAGCTGCGAATCAAATCATTGGATCTAGTGAAGAATCAAGTGTGCAAAAGAAAATTCTTGAGTTACTCTCATAA
- a CDS encoding metal ABC transporter ATP-binding protein: MTDILTVKDLGMKFEDKVIFKDLNFTLSKGSMTALLGANGTGKTTLIRILMGMLQPTTGSFKFAPDTKVGYVPQFRNLDADYPLSIRAFVELNTPLFKNARVKGRVNQILKETHLLDIQNTRMGEASGGQKQRAYLAQALLDKPDFIILDEATASLDPVAKEELMSLIKHLNEKHAMTVLFTTHDIPLAKKYMKDYLLFKDKGLIAGKIKDLTEEVGEE; this comes from the coding sequence ATGACTGATATATTAACAGTTAAAGACCTGGGGATGAAATTTGAGGATAAGGTAATTTTTAAAGACTTGAATTTTACCCTATCGAAGGGGTCGATGACAGCTCTACTTGGTGCAAATGGTACAGGAAAAACAACCTTGATTAGAATTTTGATGGGAATGTTACAACCAACGACAGGATCGTTTAAATTTGCGCCAGATACAAAAGTTGGTTATGTACCTCAATTTAGGAATCTGGATGCTGATTATCCCCTCTCAATCCGGGCCTTTGTAGAACTTAATACTCCTTTATTTAAGAACGCTCGGGTGAAGGGGAGAGTAAATCAAATTTTAAAAGAGACCCATTTACTAGATATTCAAAATACTAGGATGGGTGAAGCTTCCGGAGGTCAAAAGCAGCGTGCATATTTAGCTCAAGCTTTGTTAGATAAACCAGACTTCATTATTTTAGACGAGGCAACAGCTAGCTTAGATCCAGTTGCTAAAGAAGAGTTAATGTCATTGATTAAGCACTTAAATGAAAAACACGCAATGACTGTTTTGTTTACAACTCATGACATTCCTCTAGCTAAGAAATATATGAAAGATTATCTTTTATTTAAGGATAAAGGTTTAATTGCTGGTAAAATTAAAGACTTAACTGAAGAGGTGGGTGAAGAATAA